The stretch of DNA AAGCCTGCTATCATGGATATTATTCGTGCCAAATACGACATTGGTAAGGAGTTGATTAACTTCAACAACGATACCCAAAAAGCCATTGATACCTTGTTTGGAAAAGTTTCGGGCGTTGACTTGACTTCTGATCCTGCCAAACGTTATTTGACCTTCCCCATTTATGGCAAACACGAATCTCAGGGGCCCGCTCTTAGGCACGATTTGCAAAAGTTGTTGGATAGAGGGTGGCAAGGCTTAAATTTGAGCAACAAACGAGATACCACTATGCCTTGGTGGTTGCCTTCTATTCAGTTGAATTTGTTGCTAGGCACCACCGTATCGAGTACCATTAGTGCTGACCACATTTGGTTCTATTGGGCACAGCGTAACGAAATGGACTTTTTCAAAGGCTTTAACGGCCATTGGGTGGACGATCGCTGGCTCGTCAAAATAAACGACAATGGAAAGCCTGCCTATGTTGCTGGTAATCTTTACACCTTTGTTCAGCGTTGGGTCGAAGCTATTGACCAGCTCAACAAGGTCACCGAATGGGAAGCCATCCGAACCCTTTCCGCTCCTGTGGAAAACGGGGGCGACGGGTGGGTCTTTACTTATATTGATCCTGATACGGGCAACGACCACGAGGATAATTACGATCCTAAAGACAGCAGCACCAACGATGCCATTGATTTGATTTTAAACTAATCCTAAGTTCTTACTACAACCATGAAAAACAAACCCCAAATCAACAACCATCATTTGTTGTTGGGTGCTGGTTTAGTCCTTGTTTTGATCCTTGTTTTTGTCTTTGGTAAACACTTTAAAAAAGACAATACCGAGCAAAAGAATATTGATGTAAAAGTCAATATTAAGGATCAAAACGGACAAACTATTGCCTACGATCCCAACCCCTTGCTCATTCGATTAAACAAAGGATTAACCACTCGTTATTACTTTGATTTTTCTGAGCGTTGTAATCCCATCAAGGAGCTGTACAATTTGGATGCTGCCCGTTTTATGGCAGCAGTCAAAGCCTACAAATCCAAGTACAACGAGGATATTACTACCCACATGAAAGCCTGTTATGCCAATTGTAAAACTACAGGTACTTACAATGGTGAAAACTACTTTGATTTGATTTATCAACGTATTGCTGCCCTTAGAGATGTTATTGTTTAGTTAGATCTTAGAGCGTTGGCTCTTTTAGATCGCTTTGCTGTTAGATTTTAGATCCTATTAAACTACAATTAGGATCTAAAATCTAAGTTCTAAAAGTGAAGCGATCTAAGCTCCAAGAACATCAATCAAATCTTAAAATATCCCTTCGTTCAATCCCTAAAAAACAAACCATGTTGGAAAAACACAAATACAAAATCTTAGTTACTATTCTTGCTTTTATCATTTTGGGCGGTGGTGCTGTCTACTTTATTAAAAAGCAAAAGGCAAAGAAAAAAGCAGAGCAAGAAGCTTTGGCACTGGAAGAAAAGAAAAAGAAAATTGCTCCTAAGAAAAACGATTTGCCCACGGAAACCCCTCAAGCAAAAACGACCGTTGAACAAACTCCCGACCTGCAAGTAGCTGGTGCTGGTGAGGTTAAAACTCGCTCTTAACATGAAAGATAAACTCAACCAATACCAAAAGCCGCTCATTGCGGCTGGGCTATTGGGGCTGCTCCTGGTCTTGTACTTTTATCGTCATAAAATCTTTGCTGGATTACCTGGTAAAACATCCCCTACTCCTGCCATTAATAATGGCTCCAATTCCACTACAAGCACCAGCACCGACCCCATTCTAAAAATGGGCAGTAGAGGGGAAAACGTTAAAAAGCTCCAAAAGCTGCTCAACGATACCCATAAAAAGCACACCCCGACTTTTATTCCCTTGTTGGTTGAGGATGGTGTTTTTGGTACTAAAACCGAGCAAATGCTATTCAAGTACACCAATCAAAAAAGCATCACCCTAACCCAACTTATTGCTAAACTAGCCCAATCCTAAATTAACCCTGAACCCATGTTTTTATTAATTCCATTCTTTTTAGGCGCTGGGGGAACTGGCTATTGGTGGTGGTCGAGCGAGCAGAAAAAAGAACCTACCTTTATGCAGGATCTACTAACCATCTTAAAGCCCATTTTGCTCGTATTAATCGTGCTTTTATTCTTGCGTTGGCTCTATGTCAAGTCCAGCCCTGCAGCTCAAGCTCCTAGTGCTTGAGCTGCTGCTTTTCAACCTCCTAAACAGACCTTAAACCCTCTTTCTATGGCTAGTTTTAACAGTTGGATGCTACCCTCCAAACGCCGTTGGCGTAGAATCGTTGCAGGTTACCAGGACTTGTACAACGACAAGGGCAATTGGTCGAGCAATCAAGTCGGCGTGGGCGCTCTCATTGGTACCAACCGAAGCATTGCTGCGCCAACCCTTATTGCTTGGCGTGGCCGCATGGTCTCTAAGGCTGAAATGCAAGCCTTGACCATTTCAGAAGCCATGCAAATCTATAAACTTAAGTATTGGGATAAGATCCAGGGCGACTCCATCCAGAGCCAAGCTATTGCGGATCTATTAGCCGATATGAAAAGCTCCGCTGGCGGTAATGCCATTAAAGAAATGCAAGGCACTCTAAATGATTTTGGAGAGCAGCTCTCCATTGATGGGGCTTTTGGCCAAGCTTCTCTGCAGGCGCTCAATCGGCAAATTGGACGTAGAGGGCAAGCTCCCATTTTTAATGCTTTTAGGGAGCGAATGATTGCCTATTATTTACGCATCAATAGCCCTTATCAAAAACAATTAATTGATTCTTTGAATCAAGATTATCCTCCCCTTAAATCTTCCTGGACTTCTACAGCTATTACCCTTGGTGTTGTTGCTGCAGCGGTCTTACTAACAGGCTATGGAATTTATCACTATCAATTGAACCACTCATGAAAAATATTAACTTAGAAAACCCTTATGTTAAATGGATCGGGGGCACTTTTTTGCTCGTTTTGTTTATTCTTTTAGTCCTTATAATGCGACTTAAGCTCGCTCAGGATAGAGCCATTCAAGCTTGTACAAAAGCCTTTGGCTCCATGGACGACGTGCAAAAGGATGCTATTCGCCAAATTGTGGCTGCCTTTCACCGATACGGTGATGGTGATCCCAATAAACTGGCGTATATCTTGGCAACCGCTTGGCATGAAAGCAGCCTTCGACCCATTCAGGAACGACAAGCAGCCCCCAATCAAACCGACCTCTACAACAAACAAGCTCGCTATTGGCATACGGGCTATTATGGGCGTGGTTTTGTCCAATTAACCTGGAAAGAAAACTATCAAAAAATGTCAACTGCTCTAGGGCTGGACTTAGTGGCTCGCCCTGAGCTGGCACTGCATCCTACTTATGCCGCTCGTATTTTGGTTTATGGCATGATGAATGGTTCTTTCACGGGTATTCCCTTGAGTAAATTTATCAATCCACAACAGCAGGATTTTTACCAGGCTCGGCTGGTCGTTAATGGACTCGATCGGGCGGAGCGGATTGAGCAATATGCTCAGTTCTTGGTGTAGACTTTTTATTCCCCTAAGTTAGCTTGTTAAGTTGAGCAACAATGCTCCTACAAAACTAAATTCAGTATTGAATAATCCTCTGTCATGGAACTTTCTAGTTCCGAGTCAACATCTATTTGATTTAATACTAACTTAATATTTCTATCATCTTCATAAGAATCTATTGCATCAGAAAATTTCAAACCTGTTATGTTCTCTATTAAGTTAATATTAACTTGATAAGTTTCTGCATCATCGAACTGCATAAACAATTCAGAGTCATCAGAATCATTTTCTAATTCTTCTACAATATTATTATCGATTAGTAATCTATTCTGACTCATAAGAAATCCGACTCTATATAGCTTCCCGTCCGACTTTGGGAAAATAATAACTTTCCAAAATAATATAGGTAGTTGAATTGATTCGCCTTTAATAGCAGTTACAAAATATGGATCTGAATCACTTAATACTGGTCCCGTAAAAACAGAGATCCTCAATTTATTAGAATTTGTTTCCTTATATAGAATATAATCTTCTAATTTTTTCCATATCCTTTGATTCAAGCGAGAATGTTGAGGAACGGCATTAGAATAGAAATATGTTGTATCTGATGCTGCACGTACAAAACCATTATCTCCTCCCCATTGAACATCTTCTCTTTTTGTCATATGTCCTTTGTCAAAATTACTCATTTCCGCTTTATATAATTCCCTTCCCCACTGAAATTTACGAAACCTAGGATCCTTTTTCCAACAATCTTTTCTTGGTATTTTCACAAATGAATCTCCGTCTATATTTGATGCAGAATAATAAGCAAACTTTCTAGAAGATGACAAAACAACACTATAATTAATATAATCAATTATACCTGTTTCATTATTATTAGGTATAAAAATATCTTCCTTTAAAAAAAATTCTATTGTTGGTAAATTGACAGGCATCTCCGAAGAGATAAAACATGGATCATACCCATTATACAAATTAATATTCCCTATTTTACTCATGTACTTCTTTTAAAAACTTTATAATATTATTTATCAAAATACCTTCATTTCTATATTTGGCATATTGTAGTTTTGGTTCATTTATTTTTCCTTTTGCGCCGCTGTGGTGCAAAGCTACTACTTCCCAATCAGAATTAAATACAGGAGCCCCTGAGGAGCCTTTCATTGTATCAGTTAGATATTGAACAAGCCGATCTGTAGTATTTGTTACAATGTTATGATATAATGCTATTTGTTTCATTTGGCCTCCTGGATGTTGTATAATATTAACAAAGTCATTTTTATCAATATTAATTTCTTTCAACTGTATAAACCCGAAATCATTTAACTCATTATCACCTGTTAATTTACAAATAGTTACATCAAGCTCAGAAACAGGAGAAGTATACCATGGTCCATTAGAATCTATTAAGAAACTTTTTGAAGCCTTAGTATTACCATCTATATCTTCTTCAAAATCGAAAATTACTTTAGACCTTTCTATTACACTCTTATTTTTTAACACATGATTATTTGTCATGAAAAACAAATCTTCTATTCCCTCTACCTTAAATAAAAATCCTGTACCTACGTCTCTTTTTCTTCCTTTTTTTATTTCAATTTTGGCAACAGCTCTACTTATATTAACTCCTTTAGCAAGAAAATTAATTGGTAGTAATGTATTAAAACCTTCAATGGTTAATTTTTCTAATGTATCATCATCTACACCTGCCCATCTTAATATTTTTGGACCAAAAGAATAATCAATTTCATCTATATCCTTTGCAGATAATAGATAAGGATTTTTAGGATATTTTTCAAGTACAGCCTCTATCAAATGATCAATCCGCTTTTGTTTTTTTGCTTCATCAATAACACTACACCATATATCTTGAGCTGTACCATTAAAATTAACCATTGAAGGTTTTAATCCAGCAGCATTCACAAATTTAGGTATACTATCAGGTATAGGTACTAAATCACTCAATGTATCATTTAATTGAGTTAATCTCCTAGTCCATTCCATGTTATATTTTATTTAAAATTTCAGAATATTCATTACATATTCTATCAATTAAATTTTCTATCTTATTATTTTCAACACAATAATTTATTAATTGTCCAGACATCAAAGCTCCTTTATCTTCCTTAAAAATAGAGTCACTGATACCAATGTTTTTTGCTAGTCTTCTTATAGAGTTACTGTTAGAATAATAAGTTGGTAAAATTTTAATTATTTTGTCTAAAATTGCTCCATCAAACATTGTCTCTCTAACTTTTTCATATAATAATCCTATTTGTGCTAATTCTGAAGCATCTTTCATCTCTGAAGGGAAATTGTAAGTAGATTCAAAAATTGGATTGACCATATCAGGATTAATAATGTATTTGCCTTTTCTACCTTTTTCTTTACTATAATTAGTAAAAAAAGAATCTAATTCCGATCTTCTATTATTTACTTTATTATCAATAGACAAATAAACAAAATCATACAATAATGCATCATTATGCTGATACTCCATAATAGAAAAAGGATGATAGACTATAGGTACTCCCCTTCGTAAAACTTCTATTTGGGATGGATCATTAACGACAAGGTAATTTCTTGGAATATCTTTTGTCGACGCAAAATTTTTAGACCAAGATCTGTTATATGGTTGCCACCTTGCTCCTATAATATCAACGACATCTCCTTCCTTTAAATTATAATAATCAATAACATCTGGGAAAATTAGAATAGGGATTCCAAGTGATGCATTTCCACTTGAGCTTACCGAAATCAGCCTTTTCCCATCATCATCAGGAGGCAAATGAATTGTTCCTACTCCACCTACGACTTTCATTGACTTTCCTATTGGTCTATATTCTACAAAATCCTTACTTTTCTTAACTATATGTTTTCCAGCTCTTTGCCTAAGTTTTCTTGAACTATCAGTCCAATACAATCCTGGCACTCTAGCAACCCAATCACAAATAGCAAATCTCCGCAAAGTGATTTTTTTATTCCTATATTCACTCTCATTTGCCATAATTTGTTCCCAGAAACGATCTTCTAAAATAAACTGATTAGAGGAACTATATTCTTCTGTTTCTTCTTCTATAAGATTTTCTTCTAGTACTTCTTTCTCTGAAGGAGTATCTACTATAGAGTAATTTTCAAGAGACTCAATTATTTTTGTTCCTTTTAATACATTATTTAACATTTTTTCCAAATTAATAGGGTTATTAAAGGTATTCTTTCCTTAGATTATTTATGATATTAACTTTATCATTATTTTTGTAATCCTTTTTCATTTGTTCTAATAATGATTCTATAGTAATGTTAGGGTACTTCTTATTTTTTAAATTTGTTAAAGCATCTTCCCAAGCATCTCTGGTCGTTCCACTAATAAGTAAATCTGCTTCATCTCCTCCTGCCTTTTTCCATAGTGTTGATAGTTTTAGAGGAGTAGGGTAAAGCATTGTAAATACTTCTTCTGTAGCTTTCCACCATTCATTTTCATCCATAGAAATAGGATTAAGGAGATTTAAATATACAAGAGAGTAATAATACCACATATCTAGCAATTCTGCACATTCAGTTATTACGTATCTCCAATTGTTATTTAGACTTAGGGAATTCTTTCTTAACTTCTTGTATACAACATATGCAGCTTTTTTATTTTTTGTTCTTTTTATAAACTCTCCCAAATCAATTGCATCTATAGAATTCAAATTGTACTTATAATCTTCTAAATAGGAAACTAGTTTATCCTTAAGAATGAAGGGAAATTTCTTAAATAGAGGCAGTACAATACTTATATTTTTTGTATTGTTTTTTAAATACTCTTTTACTCCAA from Aureispira anguillae encodes:
- a CDS encoding peptidoglycan-binding domain-containing protein; translated protein: MKDKLNQYQKPLIAAGLLGLLLVLYFYRHKIFAGLPGKTSPTPAINNGSNSTTSTSTDPILKMGSRGENVKKLQKLLNDTHKKHTPTFIPLLVEDGVFGTKTEQMLFKYTNQKSITLTQLIAKLAQS
- a CDS encoding DNA/RNA non-specific endonuclease, with amino-acid sequence MSKIGNINLYNGYDPCFISSEMPVNLPTIEFFLKEDIFIPNNNETGIIDYINYSVVLSSSRKFAYYSASNIDGDSFVKIPRKDCWKKDPRFRKFQWGRELYKAEMSNFDKGHMTKREDVQWGGDNGFVRAASDTTYFYSNAVPQHSRLNQRIWKKLEDYILYKETNSNKLRISVFTGPVLSDSDPYFVTAIKGESIQLPILFWKVIIFPKSDGKLYRVGFLMSQNRLLIDNNIVEELENDSDDSELFMQFDDAETYQVNINLIENITGLKFSDAIDSYEDDRNIKLVLNQIDVDSELESSMTEDYSILNLVL
- a CDS encoding glycosyl hydrolase 108 family protein codes for the protein MASFNSWMLPSKRRWRRIVAGYQDLYNDKGNWSSNQVGVGALIGTNRSIAAPTLIAWRGRMVSKAEMQALTISEAMQIYKLKYWDKIQGDSIQSQAIADLLADMKSSAGGNAIKEMQGTLNDFGEQLSIDGAFGQASLQALNRQIGRRGQAPIFNAFRERMIAYYLRINSPYQKQLIDSLNQDYPPLKSSWTSTAITLGVVAAAVLLTGYGIYHYQLNHS
- a CDS encoding S1 family peptidase, which produces MEWTRRLTQLNDTLSDLVPIPDSIPKFVNAAGLKPSMVNFNGTAQDIWCSVIDEAKKQKRIDHLIEAVLEKYPKNPYLLSAKDIDEIDYSFGPKILRWAGVDDDTLEKLTIEGFNTLLPINFLAKGVNISRAVAKIEIKKGRKRDVGTGFLFKVEGIEDLFFMTNNHVLKNKSVIERSKVIFDFEEDIDGNTKASKSFLIDSNGPWYTSPVSELDVTICKLTGDNELNDFGFIQLKEINIDKNDFVNIIQHPGGQMKQIALYHNIVTNTTDRLVQYLTDTMKGSSGAPVFNSDWEVVALHHSGAKGKINEPKLQYAKYRNEGILINNIIKFLKEVHE
- a CDS encoding glycoside hydrolase family 19 protein — protein: MKNINLENPYVKWIGGTFLLVLFILLVLIMRLKLAQDRAIQACTKAFGSMDDVQKDAIRQIVAAFHRYGDGDPNKLAYILATAWHESSLRPIQERQAAPNQTDLYNKQARYWHTGYYGRGFVQLTWKENYQKMSTALGLDLVARPELALHPTYAARILVYGMMNGSFTGIPLSKFINPQQQDFYQARLVVNGLDRAERIEQYAQFLV